A stretch of Prunus dulcis chromosome 6, ALMONDv2, whole genome shotgun sequence DNA encodes these proteins:
- the LOC117633063 gene encoding 18.5 kDa class I heat shock protein-like, giving the protein MSIIPNFRRGSIFDPFSLDLWEPLKEFSFPSSSSISTFPEFFRENSAILNTRIDWKETPEAHVFKADLPGLKKEEVKVEVEDDRVLQISGERNVEKEDKSDKWHRVERSSGKFLRRFQLPENAKVDEIKAAMENGVLSVTVPKAEVKKPDVKAIEISG; this is encoded by the coding sequence ATGTCAATCATCCCCAACTTCCGACGAGGCAGCATTTTCGATCCTTTCTCTCTCGATCTCTGGGAACCCTTAAAGGAATTCTCATTCCCTTCCTCCTCATCAATCTCCACATTCCCTGAATTTTTCCGGGAAAATTCAGCTATCCTGAACACCAGAATCGACTGGAAGGAGACCCCAGAAGCCCACGTGTTCAAGGCAGACCTCCCGGGactgaagaaagaagaggtgAAGGTGGAGGTTGAAGACGACAGGGTGCTTCAGATCAGCGGAGAGAGGAACGTAGAGAAGGAGGACAAGAGCGACAAGTGGCACAGAGTGGAGCGCAGCAGCGGCAAGTTCTTGAGGAGGTTTCAGCTTCCTGAGAATGCAAAGGTGGACGAGATTAAGGCTGCAATGGAGAATGGGGTTCTAAGTGTCACTGTTCCAAAGGCAGAGGTGAAGAAGCCTGATGTCAAAGCCATTGAAATCTCTGGTTAA
- the LOC117631228 gene encoding 18.5 kDa class I heat shock protein-like gives MSIIPNFRRSSIFDPFSLDLWDPFKDFQFPSSSSLSTFPEFSRENSAFLNTRIDWKETPEAHVFKADIPGLKKEEVKVEVEDDRVLQISGERNVEKEDNNDKWHRVERSSGKFLRRFQLPENAKVNEIKAAMENGVLSVTVPKTEVKKPDAKAIEISG, from the coding sequence ATGTCGATCATCCCCAACTTCCGACGAAGCAGCATTTTCGACCCTTTCTCTCTTGACCTCTGGGACCCCTTCAAGGATTTCCAATTCCCTTCCTCCTCATCACTCTCCACATTCCCTGAATTTTCCCGGGAAAATTCTGCTTTCCTGAACACTAGAATCGACTGGAAGGAGACCCCGGAAGCTCATGTGTTCAAGGCTGACATTCCGGGgctgaagaaagaagaggtgAAGGTGGAGGTTGAAGACGACAGGGTGCTTCAGATCAGTGGAGAGAGGAATGTAGAGAAGGAGGACAATAACGACAAGTGGCACAGGGTGGAGCGCAGCAGCGGCAAGTTCTTGAGGAGGTTTCAGCTTCCTGAGAATGCCAAGGTAAATGAGATTAAGGCTGCAATGGAGAATGGGGTTCTGAGTGTCACTGTTCCCAAGACAGAAGTGAAGAAGCCTGATGCCAAAGCTATTGAAATCTCTGGTTGA
- the LOC117631289 gene encoding WPP domain-associated protein-like isoform X1: MSNGVQLCNGGLQLSNDVKENDNGDVDLVEEFDSYWQDINDRLTVLRVVSDTVIRGMVQEAAKKIADKELEVTKLKEMLHVEGVENEFLASLAMRQESNRLIKQGTKDKMHPSSLEAILEHERIEQSLSSLRGATKEEFKNLEAEIDSIRGSSVKIISELLGLSDIQQDIVSDRWIGVDRTLNCLKSAIETGFQEVEQMVRLSKADVREWQQEQEFKAEIEAFVMRNCIWRFEEKIWDQFYSDKNVNGHGRMKERISGLQQELDAISISLSVSDFGQLSSHVSLEGDEESNNFKKGDRPHRKVLNDLKSSSPSPATSSPTSTSSPTSTSSSSSSSSSSSSWEENGAHDKSEINMSRDELINYYNTEMTELKRNQDMTEQLFSLRRELLKERGSSLPSKKNKEFDMLRRRISEVISKLDDILVENEPKATFGIDEESLSRLKDRRESLLSENAQLRDLLTDKKREIKCLSLQVSEAAEKMSEHNGESSSHLFLAEAKERLEQDAAAALEKEKERYELAAQELENLRGEIEHLNMESIIMQEIVVVIFREALKDAEMENLEKGKQLEVEVANKEKLNQKILFLAEAKKRLEQEAAAALEKEKERCELAAQELENLRGESNAAHRNLVERHKADICKLDQMLLDVNQEKQNAVSLFEAKEREFKQQLKSLVVYSRGLLRAITDFECRVTQDISGKSSRLKILSSQSRSLKQKAKVLVKRKILYKQGFERKCSDLEKAEAEVDLLGQEVDSLSSLVEKIYMALDHYSPILQHYFGIPEILKLIRGKLHGQTKAV, from the exons ATGAGTAACGGTGTTCAATTATGCAATGGAGGGTTGCAGCTTAGCAATGATGTGAAGGAGAATGATAATGGGGATGTTGACCTtgttgaggaatttgattctTATTGGCAAGATATCAATGACCGGTTGACCGTGTTGAGGGTGGTGAGTGACACAGTCATCAGGGGTATGGTACAAGAGGCAGCAAAGAAAATTGCTGATAAAGAACTAGAGGTGACTAAATTGAAAGAAATGTTACATGTTGAGGGTGTTGAAAATGAATTCTTGGCGTCTTTAGCAATGCGCCAGGAGTCAAACAGACTTATTAAACAAGGTACCAAAGACAAGATGCATCCTAGCTCTCTTGAAGCTATTTTAGAGCACGAAAGAATAGAACAATCTTTGAGCAGCTTAAGAGGAGCAACTAAAGAGGAGTTTAAGAATCTCGAGGCAGAAATTGATAGCATAAGAGGCAGCTCAGTTAAGATAATTTCTGAGTTGTTGGGTTTGAGTGACATACAGCAAGATATAGTTTCTGACAGATGGATTGGTGTAGATAGGACGCTGAATTGTCTAAAGAGTGCAATAGAAACTGGCTTTCAAGAGGTGGAACAAATGGTTCGCTTGTCAAAGGCTGATGTACGTGAGTGGCAACAGGAACAGGAGTTTAAAGCAGAAATTGAAGCATTTGTGATGAGGAATTGCATTTGGAGATTCgaagaaaaaatttgggacCAGTTTTATAGTGATAAAAATGTGAATGGGCATGGAAGGATGAAAGAGAGGATATCAGGTTTACAGCAGGAATTGGACGCCATTTCTATATCACTATCTGTTTCTGACTTTGGGCAGCTATCTTCTCATGTATCTTTGGAAGGTGACGAAGAAAGTAATAATTTTAAGAAGGGAGACCGTCCCCACCGGAAGGTTTTGAACGATCTTAAATCATCATCTCCATCTCCAGCAACATCATCACcaacatcaacatcatcaccaacatcaacatcatcatcatcatcatcatcatcatcatcatctagTTGGGAAGAAAATGGCGCGCATGATAAGTCAGAAATAAATATGTCAAGAGATGAACtgataaattattataatactGAGATGACTGAGTTGAAGAGAAATCAAGATATGACTGAACAACTGTTCAGCCTCAGGAGGGAATTGTTGAAAGAACGGGGATCTTCTTTGCCATCAAAGAAGAATAAGGAGTTTGACATGCTGAGGAGGAGAATATCTGAGGTTATTTCTAAATTAGATGACATTCTTGTCGAAAATGAGCCAAAAGCTACATTTGGTATCGATGAAGAAAGTCTTAGCCGTTTGAAAGACAGACGGGAATCACTCCTTTCAGAAAACGCCCAGCTCAGAGATTTGCTCACAGATAAGAAGAGGGAAATTAAGTGCCTTTCACTACAAGTTTCTGAAGCTGCAGAGAAAATGTCAGAGCACAATGGTGAATCTTCTAGCCATCTCTTTCTGGCAGAAGCAAAGGAGCGATTGGAACAAGATGCAGCAGCTGccttggaaaaggaaaaggagcgATATGAATTAGCTGCTCAAGAGCTTGAAAATTTAAGGGGTGAAATTGAACATTTGAATATGGAGTCCATCATCATGCAAGAAATAGTTGTAGTTATATTCAGAGAAGCCTTGAAGGATGCTGAGATGGAAAAtctagaaaaaggaaaacaactaGAAGTTGAGGttgcaaacaaagaaaagttgaaccaaaaaatactCTTTCTGGCAGAAGCAAAGAAGCGATTGGAACAAGAGGCAGCAGCTGccttggaaaaggaaaaggagcgATGTGAACTAGCTGCTCAAGAGCTTGAAAATTTAAGGGGTGAATCAAATGCTGCACATCGTAATTTGGTTGAAAGACATAAGGCAGATATTTGCAAGTTAGATCAGATGCTTCTTGATGTCAACCAAGAGAAGCAGAATGCTGTGTCTTTGTTtgaagcaaaagaaagggagttcAAGCAGCAATTGAAATCATTAGTTGTCTATAGCCGTGGATTATTGAGAGCGATTACTGATTTTGAATGTAGAGTAACACAAGATATTTCAGGAAAATCTTCAAG GTTGAAGATTTTGAGTTCTCAATCGCGTTCGCTTAAACAAAAAGCTAAAGTACttgtaaaaagaaagattCTATACAAGCAGGGATTTGAAAGGAAATGTTCTGACCTTGAAAAAGCTGAAGCCGAG GTTGATCTTTTGGGGCAGGAGGTGGACAGTCTATCGAGCTTGGttgaaaaaatatacatgGCCCTTGATCATTATTCACCAATATTGCAACATTATTTTGGA ATACCTGAGATCTTGAAGCTCATAAGAGGAAAATTACATGGACAAACTAAAGCAGTTTGA
- the LOC117631289 gene encoding WPP domain-associated protein-like isoform X2 — translation MSNGVQLCNGGLQLSNDVKENDNGDVDLVEEFDSYWQDINDRLTVLRVVSDTVIRGMVQEAAKKIADKELEVTKLKEMLHVEGVENEFLASLAMRQESNRLIKQGTKDKMHPSSLEAILEHERIEQSLSSLRGATKEEFKNLEAEIDSIRGSSVKIISELLGLSDIQQDIVSDRWIGVDRTLNCLKSAIETGFQEVEQMVRLSKADVREWQQEQEFKAEIEAFVMRNCIWRFEEKIWDQFYSDKNVNGHGRMKERISGLQQELDAISISLSVSDFGQLSSHVSLEGDEESNNFKKGDRPHRKVLNDLKSSSPSPATSSPTSTSSPTSTSSSSSSSSSSSSWEENGAHDKSEINMSRDELINYYNTEMTELKRNQDMTEQLFSLRRELLKERGSSLPSKKNKEFDMLRRRISEVISKLDDILVENEPKATFGIDEESLSRLKDRRESLLSENAQLRDLLTDKKREIKCLSLQVSEAAEKMSEHNGESSSHLFLAEAKERLEQDAAAALEKEKERYELAAQELENLRGEIEHLNMESIIMQEIVVVIFREALKDAEMENLEKGKQLEVEVANKEKLNQKILFLAEAKKRLEQEAAAALEKEKERCELAAQELENLRGESNAAHRNLVERHKADICKLDQMLLDVNQEKQNAVSLFEAKEREFKQQLKSLVVYSRGLLRAITDFECRVTQDISGKSSRLKILSSQSRSLKQKAKVLVKRKILYKQGFERKCSDLEKAEAEVCKSDRLIFWGRRWTVYRAWLKKYTWPLIIIHQYCNIILEYLRS, via the exons ATGAGTAACGGTGTTCAATTATGCAATGGAGGGTTGCAGCTTAGCAATGATGTGAAGGAGAATGATAATGGGGATGTTGACCTtgttgaggaatttgattctTATTGGCAAGATATCAATGACCGGTTGACCGTGTTGAGGGTGGTGAGTGACACAGTCATCAGGGGTATGGTACAAGAGGCAGCAAAGAAAATTGCTGATAAAGAACTAGAGGTGACTAAATTGAAAGAAATGTTACATGTTGAGGGTGTTGAAAATGAATTCTTGGCGTCTTTAGCAATGCGCCAGGAGTCAAACAGACTTATTAAACAAGGTACCAAAGACAAGATGCATCCTAGCTCTCTTGAAGCTATTTTAGAGCACGAAAGAATAGAACAATCTTTGAGCAGCTTAAGAGGAGCAACTAAAGAGGAGTTTAAGAATCTCGAGGCAGAAATTGATAGCATAAGAGGCAGCTCAGTTAAGATAATTTCTGAGTTGTTGGGTTTGAGTGACATACAGCAAGATATAGTTTCTGACAGATGGATTGGTGTAGATAGGACGCTGAATTGTCTAAAGAGTGCAATAGAAACTGGCTTTCAAGAGGTGGAACAAATGGTTCGCTTGTCAAAGGCTGATGTACGTGAGTGGCAACAGGAACAGGAGTTTAAAGCAGAAATTGAAGCATTTGTGATGAGGAATTGCATTTGGAGATTCgaagaaaaaatttgggacCAGTTTTATAGTGATAAAAATGTGAATGGGCATGGAAGGATGAAAGAGAGGATATCAGGTTTACAGCAGGAATTGGACGCCATTTCTATATCACTATCTGTTTCTGACTTTGGGCAGCTATCTTCTCATGTATCTTTGGAAGGTGACGAAGAAAGTAATAATTTTAAGAAGGGAGACCGTCCCCACCGGAAGGTTTTGAACGATCTTAAATCATCATCTCCATCTCCAGCAACATCATCACcaacatcaacatcatcaccaacatcaacatcatcatcatcatcatcatcatcatcatcatctagTTGGGAAGAAAATGGCGCGCATGATAAGTCAGAAATAAATATGTCAAGAGATGAACtgataaattattataatactGAGATGACTGAGTTGAAGAGAAATCAAGATATGACTGAACAACTGTTCAGCCTCAGGAGGGAATTGTTGAAAGAACGGGGATCTTCTTTGCCATCAAAGAAGAATAAGGAGTTTGACATGCTGAGGAGGAGAATATCTGAGGTTATTTCTAAATTAGATGACATTCTTGTCGAAAATGAGCCAAAAGCTACATTTGGTATCGATGAAGAAAGTCTTAGCCGTTTGAAAGACAGACGGGAATCACTCCTTTCAGAAAACGCCCAGCTCAGAGATTTGCTCACAGATAAGAAGAGGGAAATTAAGTGCCTTTCACTACAAGTTTCTGAAGCTGCAGAGAAAATGTCAGAGCACAATGGTGAATCTTCTAGCCATCTCTTTCTGGCAGAAGCAAAGGAGCGATTGGAACAAGATGCAGCAGCTGccttggaaaaggaaaaggagcgATATGAATTAGCTGCTCAAGAGCTTGAAAATTTAAGGGGTGAAATTGAACATTTGAATATGGAGTCCATCATCATGCAAGAAATAGTTGTAGTTATATTCAGAGAAGCCTTGAAGGATGCTGAGATGGAAAAtctagaaaaaggaaaacaactaGAAGTTGAGGttgcaaacaaagaaaagttgaaccaaaaaatactCTTTCTGGCAGAAGCAAAGAAGCGATTGGAACAAGAGGCAGCAGCTGccttggaaaaggaaaaggagcgATGTGAACTAGCTGCTCAAGAGCTTGAAAATTTAAGGGGTGAATCAAATGCTGCACATCGTAATTTGGTTGAAAGACATAAGGCAGATATTTGCAAGTTAGATCAGATGCTTCTTGATGTCAACCAAGAGAAGCAGAATGCTGTGTCTTTGTTtgaagcaaaagaaagggagttcAAGCAGCAATTGAAATCATTAGTTGTCTATAGCCGTGGATTATTGAGAGCGATTACTGATTTTGAATGTAGAGTAACACAAGATATTTCAGGAAAATCTTCAAG GTTGAAGATTTTGAGTTCTCAATCGCGTTCGCTTAAACAAAAAGCTAAAGTACttgtaaaaagaaagattCTATACAAGCAGGGATTTGAAAGGAAATGTTCTGACCTTGAAAAAGCTGAAGCCGAGGTATGTAAATCAGATAG GTTGATCTTTTGGGGCAGGAGGTGGACAGTCTATCGAGCTTGGttgaaaaaatatacatgGCCCTTGATCATTATTCACCAATATTGCAACATTATTTTGGA ATACCTGAGATCTTGA